The DNA segment ttccttttactttcttgAAACCACCTCTCAGCCTTGTCTCTCATCCCATGCCTTTCGAAACCATCAAGCATGGTGGTATAAGTCCGCCAGTTGGGCTCAAAGCCCCTTCGACGCATCCTTTCAAACAACTTACAAGCCTGCTCCATATCATCACTCTTGCATGCTTTTGTCAACAACAAATTGTAAGTGTAAACGTTAAGTGGAAAGCACTTTGCTATCAATTTCTCCAAGTCCTCAACATGGCTAACGCTACGATGATCATGAAATGCACCAACCACAAAGCTAAGCATTGAAAAATCAGTTTCTCCCTCCTCTTTCACTCCTCTTAAACGAACACAGGCATTGTAAACTTCCAGTGAAGATagagattgagaaagaagtatgTTACCGAGAGAAGAGGTTAATCGACGTCCCATTTTCTCATACACATTAACAAGATACACTGCCTCATGATATCTTTTCGATAAACAAAGCGCCAGTACAAGATTCTCATAGCATTCAATGCTTGGATGAAAACCGTCTCTTAACATTTCTTTTAAGAGCAGATACGCAGGTTCAGGATTCTTGCTTTTGCAGAGAGAAACAACCAAGCAattatataactttttagtaGCCAATCCACGGGACCAAACATACTTAAAGAAGTTAAGTGCATCAGAAGTCCTTCCACTTTTGAAATAAGCTTTCAACATAAGAATTTGAGAAGATGAAGTGGGCTGAATGCCATTCCTCTGCATTAACTCAAACACATTCCAAGCCAACTCAGCCTGCTTGGCATGCCCAGCCGCATCAATGAAACAATCATAAATATAATGTTGACGATCATTATGGGACAGCATCTCAAACAAACTGAAAAACTGAGACCTTGAATTGTCCATCTGAAgtaaacaacaaacaacaactcTACATAGAGCCGGTGTCACTTTATGACCCTTCTCCTTCATTTCAACGAGAAGACGAGCAGCAATATGTCCCCTATTCAACTCTTTAAAACCCTTGATCATATTTGCATAGGCCCTGCTAGCAGACGCACCTTTAAGTTCCCCATGTATCAAATAACTATCATCCACTCTTCCTGCCCGGCACAGTGCCATTATAAAGTTGTCATATGTGGAAGCATTAGGCATAATTTTCCGTTCCAAGGCAAGATGGAGCAACTCTTTCATCTCATCAATCATGCACTCTCTACACAGAACATTGGCAAGCCTAGTAAAGGTCTTTCTATCTGGAAAATAATGGTGATTGATCGAGCTCTTCAACACAGTGAATGCTTCCTTGGCGTTTCCGTCCCAACACAAAGTAAGTATCAAGTACTTATAAGCCATATGATTTGGGGACAGCATAAACTCTGACCTCGACTTGAACAGATCAAGAGCGACATCCACCATCCCCGCCTTGCAAAAGAAGCACAGCACAGCATTCATGGTAACCGAGTTCGGTGGAATAGCAGTCGCATACATGTCCATCAACAAATCCCACGCCTCGTCGGGCCTGTTCTCCCTCAAGAGCCTGTAAATCAACATGTTGTACCTCGCCAAACTAGGAATGTACCCTTCATCTCTCTTCTTCTGTCTGAAAAACTCCAAGGCCTCATCCAACCGGCCACCCTGCACAAGGCACTTTATCCAAACTCCATAAGCATGATCCAGCGGCACCAGCCCCAAATCCCCAAGCTCCCTAACTAACCTAACAGCATGATCAAACCTATTGCTCCCACACAAAGCACTGACAAGAGCACTCACCTCGGAGCCATGAAGCTCCTTGCCACCATCCACCAAGCCAAACAAGAACCCTTCGGCCTCATCCAACCTCCCTAGATAGCACAACCTCTTCATAACAGAAGCATTGGTATACCGATTCTCAAAACCTCTCATCCTAATCTGCCTAACAATGGCATCAAAAGCATTGAAATAATCCTTATCAACAAGGGCATTCAAAAGCACATGGTAACCAAAAGAATCCAAGTCCAAACCATGAAACCGCATTTTACCAAACACTTGGAGTGCAATCTCAGGCTTACCCGCAATAGCATATCCAATGACGAGAGTATCGTGGAACCGCACACGGGGGTGGAAGGCGGGGCCACGGCGGCGGAAGGATTGAAGGAATTCGTCGAGGTCTTTCCCTGATGGGGCGCGAGCTAGGATTCGGAAGATGGCGGAGAAGGTGCCGCGAGTGTGGTGGAAGTCGGGCTGGCGGCCGGCCCAATGGAAGAAGCGGAGACAGGGGTAGACGTGTGCGGCGGAGGTGCCATGGTGGAGTACGGTGAGGACGAAGGACTCATCGAGACGGGGGAGTGTTAGGGTGGAGAGAGAGGCATCGAGGGCGGCGTCGTTATTGGAGGAGTCCGTCGAAGAGAGAATCTGAAAGATTCGGGTGATGAGTGGGTCGCGCGTGCTGAACCAGTCCTTGATGAAGGATGCGACgtcattttggtttatttttcttaagaCGGTGTGGCagttagaagaaaaagatgatgaagaagaaaaggaagaagggtGGATACTGTGAATGAGGAAAGAAGATAAGAGGGATCTGCCTTTGGTTACATGTTTCAGTGGCTGCAGCATTGTCATGTTCCTTCCTCAAAACGCGGGGCGTGAATCCATACTTCTTGAAACTTTGGAGtattaaaacttttaacaaaATCAGTGATGACACTAAATTAAAGAGAGCATTAGCAAAAAAATGATGATACTAAATTAAacactaaaaacaataaaattagtaCATTATATAACATATCAAAAGTCTAAAATAGAGTATTCAGTAACCAAGCATTAGCATTAGCTAGGCAGTGATGATACTAAATTAAATAcgcaaattatttttttaatgaataaaaagagCAACTAATtatagaagagaaaaagaacatGAATATATGATTACATGAAATGAAATGAGGAAATAATTGAACTGATAAGAAGAAATTGTGATAGATGAGTGATtgttgaaagagaaaagagagtgaATAGCAGCAGAAACAGCATTATAATTGAGTCTTAGGTTAAACAAACCCATGATGCTGTTTTCAGAATTCAAGAGAAAGAGGAGATTCCATTAAGATTACACAACAACTCAGCAACACATCActaatcaataatcataatacattcaaaatcaataatctaaaaaataaaatcacaagtTCAAAGATAGTCTTAATTCTTGAtctattttaatcatttattttaaCCTGAAAATGCTATTGTGGGGGCAAAATCCGTACCTGTGTAATTCTGTATCATCATGCAACCAACCAACACATCAAAACAATTgagaagaagatggagaaaGCAATTTTACATATGAGATAATCATAGTTGTGAATTGTGATAATAATGATATATATGCAGATGGAGAAAGCAAGTTTATATTGCACAAAGTGGAGGCAATAGATGAGGCTAACTATGCAATTGCAACAACTACAACGTTGTTGGTAGAAGGACCCAACAGAGGATCCATTGGGAAGCTGTTGTTTTTTTGGGCATTTTTGTTTGCAAGTGTTTCaagtaattgattttttttttctatgtaaTCTAAAACACAACACAAAACACACAATCTTGGGCTgaataatcaaataatcatctacaaattttacaaaaacaCAGAGccaaaatccaaaaatcaaataatcattcaacgatttcaacaaaacaaaaaatcgcAGCGGAGACTTAGACCAAGTGGCAATCATATTACCTCTTAAACAAGCTGCACCAAGTTCGAACCCTAGCTGAGACTGGGATGAGGTTTGATAAAATCTCAAAGTGTGGGTGCGTGGGTGCGTGGGTGTGTGTGTTGTGATACCTAGGATTGGGGGTTGTCCAATCtacttgaccaaaaaaaaaaaaaaaatccaatgaGGACGAATCCAATGGAAGACGGGCGCCGAGTGAGAAAAAAGACATCCTCGCATAGAGGATTTGACTTGGATAACACCGACAGTACAAAGAGAGACTCCTCGGAAAGGCGGAAAGGCACGGACGGCGGCAACGGGTTCCTCGGTTCGGCAGCGGTGGAGGCTAGCTAGGGTTTTCCCTTTTTCGGCGGCGGtggaataaaataattttttttaaattattacttattacgtagagtattttatttaaaatttgagtatatgtataaatatttatatttaaatttaatctttttttaattacttcgcataaaataaaataatggttataatttttaaattattaattacataaaagagtattgtatttaaaatttcaataaatatattttttaccaattttttttaataaatttatttaagttatagtacaaaaaaaatatttcatacaaaataatttaaaaaaataatttaaaagatgttagaaatattataaaaatttgtaatatctCAATGATTTaggtaaatatattatttatatcgTTTACCTTCTGAATAAATCAAAACAAcatgatttaaaataaattgaaacagTGGGTGTAGATTTACTACACATACGTTGCATGTATAAATCGAAATAATCTAATTAGATTTACTAGGTAATGTTGCATTTacatataaatcaaaataatctcATTAGATTTTCTAGGTGTATATATAATTCGAACATGGCTGTTTCGATTTATGTACAAACGTAAATTTAGCTTATCGATTTATATAGAAATCTGCTATGGGTGATTCATGTAACCTGATTCATTTTGGGTGATTTGTGTTATATTGGATAGAACTTGGTTTAATAACGTGaattaccaaatttaaaattataataaatctgtataatttatatttataccacataaaaattgatattttttttatttgacaaacaaataaatttaaaaaatatattattctactttttttattcataatacCTTTCAATCCGATAGATTAAGCACTAATTTATCACAAGTTCAAATTTCACTCATTATATTATCCAATCTCTGCAATCCGCCCAAAGTCAAAAGGACTTGGCAAGGACCTAGGAGATGCTTTGAACTTATTTCGGATTGCAACAAGTTGCCAAATACGACTTAGTCTAATATAATTTGGATCCCTAACCAATTTTAGGTAGTTTAGTTATTAgttcattaatttatttaagtaagtATAGAAGTTTAAATATTGTCTTGTACATGTTGTAACTTATTAATTAACGacaaataacaaatttttaaataaaattttaattcacgATGTATTAATCTTTAGTTTGTcgagttaaaaaatattataaaaaataaatcctCTAATCTAATACTCAACTCGatttaaagaataaatttataac comes from the Arachis duranensis cultivar V14167 chromosome 7, aradu.V14167.gnm2.J7QH, whole genome shotgun sequence genome and includes:
- the LOC127740473 gene encoding pentatricopeptide repeat-containing protein At1g71210, mitochondrial-like translates to MTMLQPLKHVTKGRSLLSSFLIHSIHPSSFSSSSSFSSNCHTVLRKINQNDVASFIKDWFSTRDPLITRIFQILSSTDSSNNDAALDASLSTLTLPRLDESFVLTVLHHGTSAAHVYPCLRFFHWAGRQPDFHHTRGTFSAIFRILARAPSGKDLDEFLQSFRRRGPAFHPRVRFHDTLVIGYAIAGKPEIALQVFGKMRFHGLDLDSFGYHVLLNALVDKDYFNAFDAIVRQIRMRGFENRYTNASVMKRLCYLGRLDEAEGFLFGLVDGGKELHGSEVSALVSALCGSNRFDHAVRLVRELGDLGLVPLDHAYGVWIKCLVQGGRLDEALEFFRQKKRDEGYIPSLARYNMLIYRLLRENRPDEAWDLLMDMYATAIPPNSVTMNAVLCFFCKAGMVDVALDLFKSRSEFMLSPNHMAYKYLILTLCWDGNAKEAFTVLKSSINHHYFPDRKTFTRLANVLCRECMIDEMKELLHLALERKIMPNASTYDNFIMALCRAGRVDDSYLIHGELKGASASRAYANMIKGFKELNRGHIAARLLVEMKEKGHKVTPALCRVVVCCLLQMDNSRSQFFSLFEMLSHNDRQHYIYDCFIDAAGHAKQAELAWNVFELMQRNGIQPTSSSQILMLKAYFKSGRTSDALNFFKYVWSRGLATKKLYNCLVVSLCKSKNPEPAYLLLKEMLRDGFHPSIECYENLVLALCLSKRYHEAVYLVNVYEKMGRRLTSSLGNILLSQSLSSLEVYNACVRLRGVKEEGETDFSMLSFVVGAFHDHRSVSHVEDLEKLIAKCFPLNVYTYNLLLTKACKSDDMEQACKLFERMRRRGFEPNWRTYTTMLDGFERHGMRDKAERWFQESKRNYPTEEPE